TGTCTGGATCGCCACCGCGCAATTGCAGCTTCATCAAAACTCGCAGCGGCGCCTTATCGATACGAGTCGCATCTTTGTTGACCATCGCGATGGATTCGCAAACGGAATGCAGCAGCCAGATGTCTTCCAGAGCATTCCAGATTTCAGGCGTTGTGGGGATCTTACGGGCCCACTTTTCCGAGTTCTCTTTTGTGATTTGGGCGCTGGAACAATCAACCAGCCCTTCGCCATTTTCGAATGGTCGAATGACGTCCAACTGAGATCTCCAATACTGGTCGTAAAGCTGGGCGAATCGCCCCCGCAACGCGTCGTCTTCAATCGACCGACCAAACTCAATTCTGTTGAGATCGTCCCGAATCGTTCGGGGATAAACTCGCGCACTAAGCTGGTCTTCCCAGAGTTTGCCAGCGGCGCGATCGAGTGCTTTTTCGTGAGCTTCGTTCTTTTTGTTGGCCGCTTCCGTCCATCGTGCATTAGGCACAACGCCTTCCACGTTCTTTCCGGCTTCCGTAAACGCCTGCTTCACCGCCGTTTCACGGGCGGTAATCTGCTCAGTCAGATCAGCGGACGCCGACCACCAGCCAAACAGAACCAGCATCATCGACAGTGCAAAGCAGATCCAGAAAATCTGTTTCAGGACAGGCTGTAGCTTTTCCATAACAGTCACTCACTATGAACGTGATTAGAGTCTTGTTCTCCACCCGCAGGCGAATGAAGCATCACTTCCCCACTTCGTCTCACTCAGCTGCCGAAGCATCTCCGTCGGCACCTGCAGTGGGTGGCTGAGCTTCACGGGCGTCCACCGGAATCGGAACCCAGGCGAACTGAACGACAAAGTCTGTCTTCGTTAGATACTGAACCTCGTTTTTATCTTCAGTCAACTTATCCAACGGTGCGGTACTCTGACCACGGTTGCCACCTACGCCACCACTGCCCGGATAAGCAATTCCACCGCCACTCGACATTTCGTCCCCGTAGCCGCCCATTCCACTTGCATATCCACCGCCTCCCATACCGGGGCCACTCATTCCCATGCCGGGGCTACTCATTCCCATGCCGCCCATGCCTGGGCTCATGCCGCCCTCCATGCCTTCCATCATGCCACCACCCATCGTCATCCTACCGCCAGCAGGGCCGCCGATTCTTTGATTGGGGTTATAAGGAACATCTTTGATGTCGATCGAATCCACCACGAGAGCATGACTGATACCCATCTGCCCCACCGGAATCTTTGAATCCGGGCTCCCGTCTTTGTCCAGCGTCCACTGATGCAGGTTGGAGACCAACGTGTCCTTTACGAAGTTGCGGCCGAGCTTTCGAAAGTCTTTGATGACCTCGTCATTGTTATAGAAGTGATGGCCTCGCAGCGTGATGATGTAACCTTCACCGGTCGGAGCCGTTTCCTGATCTGCCGCATCAAAGAAGTCTTCCTTCATACCGCCTTCGGCTAACGCGGTATGCCATTCAGCCACGTCCGCGACTTTCTTCTGCGTGAAACTCTCAATGCGCAGACGACGCTGCAAACTTGGGTCAGATTCATCCAAAGCATCGCCAGTATCCTGCGGCAATGCTTCGTAGACGGACTTAATAAGCTCCACCCAGAGTTCTCGTTTGGCCAACGGCGCCGTCAGGTCGGCGATTTCCTTCTTGTTTGATTCATGTTTCGATTTGGCCGACCCGTAGGCGGATTCGTTCGAACTGATCACGCCTTGAAAGGTTGAAACCGCGTCATGGCCCGGCTTCCACTTTGATTCACTGACAGAACTAAGCACGTTTGCACTGCCGAAGATGGATAGACCGACCGCCAGCATCGTGCCAGCCGCAATGCCCACAGCCCACGGCTTCTTCCTGCGAATCACTCGCTGAACCACCAATTCCGGCGGCAACAGCGAAGTGCGGATTCGAGTTTCCTTCAGCGACTGCAACGCCAGACCGTATGGCACGGCAAAGGTCATGATGTTGTCCAGAAACAGCGGGTCACTCAGCACACCGTCCCCGGTCGCTCCTTTGAACTCATCCAGTTTTTTGACTTCGTACTTCAGGTTCTGCTGCAGAAACTTCTGCAACCCCGCCATGCGGAAACCGTTGCCGACGCCGATCACCTTCGCAATCTTCGCGTTGCGGTTCACGCTGCCGAAGTAGCCGATCGACCGCTGAATTTCGGTCACGTAGTCGTTAAACACAGGTCGCATCGCCTGGAAGACGGCCTTGGGATCAGGAGCCTTCGTTGCGTTGCATTTCAGGTGTTCGGCCTTGGCGAACGTCAGCTTCATATCGCGCGTTAATGCACGAGTGAAGTGATTGCCGCCAATGGGGACGTTGCGAATCCAGATCGTTCTGCCGTTAGACACAAGCAGAGTCGTGTTGTCGGCTCCCATGTCCAGCACGATGTAATAGTCTTCCGCATCCGGCGGTTCATTGTTTTCACCGTCGAGCCGAAAACCGAGCACGTCATAGGACAAATAGTTGTACAGCGCCAGCGGAGCGACCTGCACCAGATCGATTTCGGCTTTGTGAGCCGTCAACGGTTCCATGGCCTGGTAGACCAGATCGCGTTTCATCGCGAACAGACCGACTTCGGCTTCCAGCATGAAGCCGCTTTCTTCCACTCCGCCACCGATCGGCTGGTAATCCCAGATCACTTCTTCCAGAGCGAACGGAATCTGTTGCTTGGCTTCGTACCGAACAATTTCGGCCACCTTGCTTGGCTCTACCGGTGGCAGCTTGATGAACTTGGCCAGCGAGGTCTGCCCGGGAACACTGATCGCCACGAGGTCGTTGCCGACCTTATTGCGCGACATGAATGTTTCAACAGACTGAGCAATCAAATCCTGCGGGATTGCATCCGGCTGACTCAGAATTTTCGGATGAGGAATGTAATCGAACGCGACGGCTCGGACTTTGTCACCATCTTCGCTGCGACGCAGTTTGACGGCTTTCAGTCCGGCCTGACCAATGTCGATGCCCCAGGCACTGCGAGTTTCCGCCATGATCGAATCTTTCACACTGAGTGGACAATAAGAAGGGCTGTATCAGATCGCCTGACGAAAACTCGCCCGATTAGCGACGTTTGCCAGAAGAAGAGAGTCCGCCGCAGAAAAGAAACGGACATTCGTCGTATGTTCAGCGAAAATACGACTTTATGCAAGTTTTGTCATCTGCTACAGCATCAACTGCTGCACATTCGCCCAAACCCGTCGGCATTGCCGCGTAAACTCCGGATGCACGGCTTTTGCCGATGGTGGGCATTTGATGTTGTTGACTGTGTCAATTGCTTCGACGAGATTCCAGCCGCATTTGTTCCGGAAGAATCCGCAGTTTCGTAGAAATTTCGGTGAACGACCGGCGATATGCAACGTATGGCCAGCACTCGGGGCTGGTAAACTCCACCATCGAATGCCGCCGAAATGGCGGCCTCGTCGCTTTCCGGAATCGGCCTTCTGCTTTCCCGATGAAGTCGGTGGACAAAGCCGTATTGATCGATTGGAATCACGGCCACGATCTCAACGCTGATGCAGGAAGCCATTCATGTTCGGACAATTGATCCCCGCGGGCGGCGGACAACCGATACCACTTCTCAAAGAATCGATCATTGTTGGACGATCCGCTAAGTGCGATGTGCACGTACCACACAACGCTGTCTCCGGGCGCCATTGCCAGCTAAAACGCAAAAACGGCTACTGGTGGGTCATTGATCTCGACAGCCGCAACGGCACCGGCATCAACGGAACTCGCGTTCGCACCAAACGTATCCTGCCCAACGAAATCCTGTGCGTGCCCAAAATGCGGTTTCGAATCGTGTACAAAGCGCCGCACGCCGAAGAAGCTTCGACGGCGCAACAGTCGGAAGAAAGCAACCTGGCCCTGAGCGTTCTGAACGAACCGAGTTCCGGTGACGGCGATTCTGCCGCCGCTGGGTCCACAGCCAGTCGGTCAACAATCGTCAAAGCCAGCAGCGCACTCACTGAAGGTGGCAAGCAAAAGTCCACGCTTCAAAAAATGAAGCCGAAAACGGAGCGTTCCCGGCCCGATAAAACCTCGGCCACCAGCAGCGATCCCAACAGCCGAACGCCAGCGGGCACGGCACCACCTGTTGCCGCCTCCGGGTCGCCGTCTAAAACGCCGTCGTCGGACAATGCTGTCCGTCGTTATCTGGGCAAACTGGTTCCTCGAGGCGGCGGCGATCCCATCGCCCTGCTTGACCCCAAGCTGGTTGTCGGCCGCAGTCGAGATACGGACATCCGACTAAAAACCGGGTCTGTATCTTCGCGCCACTGCATGCTGACTCACGAAGAAGGCTACTGGTTTGTGGAAGACCTCGGCAGCAGCAATGGCGTTCGTGTTAATGGTGAGCGGATTGAACGCAAACTGCTGATGCCAGGGGACAAGCTGTCTATTTCAAGTCAGAAGTTCAATATCGAATACGAACCTGAGGGGCCGATCCCCATGGATCGCCACATTCCAACAAAAAGCCTGCTGGACAAAGCGGGACTTAGCAGCATTCTGGAATCCGATGACGCCCCCGCATGGCTCACATCGCACGAAAGCAACGAAGAAGACGTGCCTCGGAAGTACACACTTGGTGAAGACGATCCTTAACCCGCGCGGTCACTCAGATAAGCCATGCACTTACCAACCAGCGAATTAAACACCTGGAATCCTTGTCATGCCTAAAGTGCTGATCGTCGACGACGCCCTGACAGATCGGGTCCGCGTATCCGGCATAGCGTCCCGCTGGATGGACTGCACTATCCTGGAAGCCGATAACGGCAAGTCGGCCATGGAGCAAATTGCAGCACATCTCCCGGATTTAGTGCTGACGGATTTACACATGCCGGAAATGGACGGCCTGGAACTGGTCGCCGCCGTCAAA
This DNA window, taken from Fuerstiella marisgermanici, encodes the following:
- the pilM gene encoding type IV pilus assembly protein PilM, with translation MAETRSAWGIDIGQAGLKAVKLRRSEDGDKVRAVAFDYIPHPKILSQPDAIPQDLIAQSVETFMSRNKVGNDLVAISVPGQTSLAKFIKLPPVEPSKVAEIVRYEAKQQIPFALEEVIWDYQPIGGGVEESGFMLEAEVGLFAMKRDLVYQAMEPLTAHKAEIDLVQVAPLALYNYLSYDVLGFRLDGENNEPPDAEDYYIVLDMGADNTTLLVSNGRTIWIRNVPIGGNHFTRALTRDMKLTFAKAEHLKCNATKAPDPKAVFQAMRPVFNDYVTEIQRSIGYFGSVNRNAKIAKVIGVGNGFRMAGLQKFLQQNLKYEVKKLDEFKGATGDGVLSDPLFLDNIMTFAVPYGLALQSLKETRIRTSLLPPELVVQRVIRRKKPWAVGIAAGTMLAVGLSIFGSANVLSSVSESKWKPGHDAVSTFQGVISSNESAYGSAKSKHESNKKEIADLTAPLAKRELWVELIKSVYEALPQDTGDALDESDPSLQRRLRIESFTQKKVADVAEWHTALAEGGMKEDFFDAADQETAPTGEGYIITLRGHHFYNNDEVIKDFRKLGRNFVKDTLVSNLHQWTLDKDGSPDSKIPVGQMGISHALVVDSIDIKDVPYNPNQRIGGPAGGRMTMGGGMMEGMEGGMSPGMGGMGMSSPGMGMSGPGMGGGGYASGMGGYGDEMSSGGGIAYPGSGGVGGNRGQSTAPLDKLTEDKNEVQYLTKTDFVVQFAWVPIPVDAREAQPPTAGADGDASAAE
- a CDS encoding FHA domain-containing protein — encoded protein: MFGQLIPAGGGQPIPLLKESIIVGRSAKCDVHVPHNAVSGRHCQLKRKNGYWWVIDLDSRNGTGINGTRVRTKRILPNEILCVPKMRFRIVYKAPHAEEASTAQQSEESNLALSVLNEPSSGDGDSAAAGSTASRSTIVKASSALTEGGKQKSTLQKMKPKTERSRPDKTSATSSDPNSRTPAGTAPPVAASGSPSKTPSSDNAVRRYLGKLVPRGGGDPIALLDPKLVVGRSRDTDIRLKTGSVSSRHCMLTHEEGYWFVEDLGSSNGVRVNGERIERKLLMPGDKLSISSQKFNIEYEPEGPIPMDRHIPTKSLLDKAGLSSILESDDAPAWLTSHESNEEDVPRKYTLGEDDP